TAGCAAACCTAAAGCAAAAAGAATCGCCGCGCGGCGCAAGATCCGCCAGTAAACACCCGATTGAGGTTTTTCTCCTTCGGTGTACTTTGACAGCGAAAAAGTCATTGCCACACCAATAATGAACAAAAAGAAGGGAAATACTAAGTCAGTTGGTGTGCAGCCGTTCCATGCGGCATGGTCTAAGGGAGGATATTTATCATCTGCGACTCCCGCCATATTAACGAGAATCATGCCAGCAATGGTAATACCTCGAAAAACATCAAGTGAGGTCAGACGCATAGCAGGAAATTTATCTTTGAAATATCTAACATTACTCCTGCTGTTGCAGACGATCGAGTAAAGTTTTTAGACTAACATACAAGTTAAAATTTTGTAAAGTTTACCTTTAACAACTAGGGTACACATGGCGCATTTCAAAATGGCTCTGTTCCCAAAGTGGGAGCAATGCTTGCTTTGCTGCGTTCATCTGAGGTTGCGAGCAGTTAATTTTTCCATTTTCTATAATAATCCAGATCAATATCTGAGTTAATAAATCTGCGTTAAATCTTTTTTCGTATACAGCATTATTCATCCTCTGCACGTGTTTTTCTTAGCAACTAACAGCATTCTTAAAATTATTAGGTTTCCTATATACTGGGTTACTGCTATGAATTATCTACATCATCTATATTTTTAAAATCCGATAGTCAAAACCTTGTATCCATTGGATAAATTGTTGAATTGTTTCTAAAAATGACATTTAATAATTTATTTGAAGATATATTTTCTAATTAGTAATTTATCAAGTCATTTTAAATGATGCAGTGATGTCCAATACTGTTAAGGAGTGTTGAGTAAAGCAAATCACATTAGTCATCTTGAAGCAAGAGAATACCTCAGAGACAACAAAGCGAATGGTAGTGGTTTACTACTCGGAACTCAAGACAGACAACTCAGCACAGCAAAATAGAGGTAATACTACTACTTGAGAAAGAGTGAAGACCGATCCAGCTATTTACCACCCTCTTCTTAAAATGATTCTATAAGAACTAATTTGATTCTCTTTGCGCGGATCGACCGTCTGATGCGAGTGTTAGTTAAGCCCTCTCCACAAGCCTATGCAACCAACTAATCCAAATCAATTTACAGAAAAAGCTTGGGAAGCGATCGCCCATACCCCAGATATTGTTAAACAATATCAACAACAACAGATAGAAAGCGAACACCTGATGAAAGCGCTGCTAGAACAAGAAGGTCTAGCTAGCGGAATTTTGACGAAAGCGGGTGTGAATCTGCAAAAAGTCCGAGATCGCGCCGAACAATTTATTCAACGTCAGCCGAAAGTATCCGGTAGCAGCACTTCTGTTTACTTAGGACGCAGCTTAGATACTCTGTTAGATCGGGCGGACGCTTATCGTAAAGAATTTAAGGACGACTATATTTCAATTGAGCATTTATTGTTGGGTTATGCCAAAGATGACCGCTTTGGTAAAGCTTTATTCCAAGAATTTGGTTTAGACGAAGGCAAGCTAAAAAATATTATTAAACAAATTCGGGGGAGCCAGACAGTGACCGACCAAAATCCAGAAGGTAAATACCAATCGCTGGAAAAATATGGGCGTGACCTTACAGAAGCAGCCCGTAAAGGTCAACTCGATCCGGTGATTGGCCGCGATGATGAAATTCGCCGCACAATCCAAATTCTCTCTCGTCGCACCAAGAATAACCCCGTACTCATTGGCGAACCAGGTGTTGGTAAAACTGCGATCGCCGAAGGACTAGCACAGCGAATTGTCGCTGGCGATGTTCCGCAATCCCTCAAAGACCGCAAGCTGATCGCCTTAGATATGGGCGCTTTGATTGCTGGGGCCAAATTCCGGGGTGAATTTGAAGAACGCCTGAAAGCAGTATTAAAAGAAGTTACCGAATCTGGCGGTAATATTGTTCTATTTATTGATGAAATTCATACTGTTGTTGGCGCTGGTGCAACCCAAGGCGCAATGGATGCGGGTAACTTGTTAAAACCCATGTTAGCCAGAGGCGAGTTGCGCTGTATTGGGGCGACAACTTTGGATGAGTATCGCAAATATATAGAGAAAGATGCAGCCTTAGAAAGACGCTTCCAACAAGTTTATGTAGATCAGCCCAGCGTGGTAGATACAATCTCTATCTTACGGGGGTTGAAAGAACGGTATGAAGTTCACCACGGCGTGAGGATTTCTGATAGTGCTTTAGTCGCCGCTGCAACATTATCCAGTCGTTATATTAGCGATCGCTTCCTGCCAGATAAAGCCATCGACTTAGTAGACGAAGCCGCAGCCAGACTGAAAATGGAGATTACCTCCAAGCCAGAAGAACTTGACGAAATCGATCGCAAGATTTTGCAACTGGAAATGGAGAAGCTATCTCTGCAAAAAGAAAGCGATTTAGCTTCTAGAGAACGCTTAGAAAGGCTGGAAAAAGAACTCGCAGATCTCAAAGAAGAACAAAGAACTCTGAACGCCCAATGGCAATCTGAAAAAGATGTCATCACCAAAATTCAGGCGGTAAAAGAAGAAATTGACCGAGTTAACCTAGAAATTCAGCAAGCAGAACGGAATTACGACCTTAACCGGGCTGCGGAGTTGAAATACGGCAAGTTAACCGATTTACACCGCAAGTTAGAAGCCGCCGAAAGCGAACTGACACGTGCCCAAGGTACAGGAAAATCACTGCTGCGGGAGGAAGTAACTGAAGCCGACATTGCGGAAATCATTTCTAAATGGACAGGGATTCCCATCAGTAAGTTGGTGGAATCGGAGAAAGAAAAACTGCTGCACTTAGAAGACGAACTGCACCGTCGCGTCATAGGACAAGATGAAGCCGTCACAGCTGTAGCCGATGCGATTCAGCGATCGCGTGCTGGATTAGCCGATCCCAACCGTCCAATTGCTAGCTTTATTTTCCTAGGCCCCACAGGTGTTGGTAAAACCGAGTTAGCCAAAGCCCTAGCAGCATATATGTTCGACACTGAAGAAGCATTAGTGCGAATTGATATGTCTGAGTACATGGAGAAGCACACTGTTTCGCGCTTAATTGGTGCGCCTCCAGGATATGTTGGCTACGAAGAAGGCGGACAACTGACAGAAGCAATTCGCCGTCGTCCTTATGCAGTGATTCTCTTTGATGAAATCGAGAAAGCACACCCGGATGTATTTAATATCTTCCTGCAAATTCTCGATGATGGTCGCGTTACCGATGCCCAAGGCCATACGGTAGACTTCAAGAATGCAATTATTATCATGACCAGTAACATCGGTTCGCAGTACATTCTCGATGTCGCCGGAGACGATCTGCGCTATGACGAAATGCGCCATCGGGTACTAGAAGCTATGCGCAATAGCTTCCGTCCAGAGTTCCTCAACCGCATTGACGAATTTATTATTTTCCACAGCTTGCAGAAGCGGGAATTGCGGCAGATTGTACAGTTACAAGCAGATAGATTGCGTCAAAGACTTAGCGATCGCAAGATGTCCTTGAGATTATCTGATGCGGCTCTTGACTTTTTAGCTGAGGTTGGATACGATCCCGTGTTTGGAGCGCGTCCACTGAAGCGAGCAATTCAACGAGAATTAGAAACTCAAATTGCCAAAGCTATCTTGCGCGGCGAATTTCACGACGGCGACTCTATCTTTGTAGATGTGCAAAATGAACGCCTTTCCTTCAGCCGTTTGCCTGTTGAGGTGTTTACTAGCTAATCTGGTTATTCCTAACCTTATACAAAGATGCCAAGAAACTACAAAGTTCTTGGCATTTTTTTTAGTAACCTGTTATACCAATTATCGAAAAATCTGATACATAGACATTCTGTGTAGGCGTTTAAGCATTGCTCAACCCTTACCACATATTTGTATCATGATTAACTTAACAAGGTATTACAAGTAGCGATCGCTATTCGGTTGTTCTTGCAATATCTATATGTTGATGCTGTCTAATTATTACCAAGGCATGAATTTAAATCATCTTTTTTAGTCAATAATATTCTACCGTAGTAGATTAAAATAAATTACAATATATTTTTGATAATCATCCTTTTAATAGTTGACTATTTATCTGTATTTATGCATCTCAAACTCAATCCACCATAGCTTTTACAGAATTTTCTTAGAAAACAAACCAAGCTTATTCAAAGCTAAAATATGCAACCCGGAATTAGATTTGTTTGTCATGTAGTTGTGAGTAGATTAAATAATTTTCATCAGAGGAGCAAATATCTTATGGCGTTAGAACAGGTAAAAGCTTTTTATGACCTTTTAACATCAGACCCAGCAATTTACGATCAATATTTTAAGAAATGCTGTACCCAAGGATTTTTTGGCAGTTACCATTGGGATAAAACAAAAATTGTCAGATTTGCTGCTACTCATGGCTATAACTTCAATGAAACTGAACTAGATCAAATCTGGTTTGAAGGCGAGTCCAGCTTTACCGAAAATTCTCTAAATTTAGCATAATCTGGCAATTTTTATTAAGAATTAAGCATAAATATTGTCAAAGTATGCAATGCTTAGGCTAAATCCCTTTTTCTTACCTGGGCTTTCTTTCAACTTCATTAATAAATGGGGCAAGAGACATCCAAAGCCTTTTTGAAGAAGAAGATGAGTAGGTTGTTATTCCTGTAATTTAGACTAAGAAGTACACAACGACTTAGGGAAACTAAGTTAAAAAATTATTTGATTTAAAGACGCTTTCTTATAGGAAAGCGTCTTGGCTAGAAATTGCATTAAAATATAGAATCTGGCTGTTGCAAGAACTCTATTTCTTCTGGAGTTGAAGGACGTCCTAAAATACTATTTCTATGAGGAAAACGCCCAAAACGCTCAATTATTTCCATATGACGAAAAGCATATTTAATTGCACTAGCACTTTCTCTATCGTGACTAATTTGCTGAAATAGCTTCACGCAGCGTCGCTGATCCTCTAGGTTTTCGCTATGTTCAAAAGGCAAATATATAAACCAGCGTTGTACAGGCAAAAATTCCCGATCGTAGCCTCTAGCTACAGCTTGCTGTGCTGCTGAAAGCGCTTCCCAGTCAGTCGCAAAAGCTTCGGGAGTTCCACGAAACATATTTCGCGGAAATTGATCTAGCAGCAGAATCAAGGCTAGACAGGTTTCCGGCCAATCTACCCAATCGTCTAAAAATCCTGCTGCTGCTTTTCGGTAATCTTCAAGAAAACGGCTGGTCAATTCCCGATCGAAATCCGTTGTTGTACGAAACCAAAAATCCCTAGGTTTGCCGTAACTCGGTTCATCAGGATGGCCAAACCAGAATTCCAAAATAGCTTTTGCCTGTGACATTGCTGTTATTGACCCTTACAAAGCACTTGTCGCATTTTACGCATATTCGCAGGCAACTCAAAGTTCATTGCTTGCTGAATAATAATAGATGGGATCAGCAGATTAGGCGTAGCTCGGACATTATAAGCTAGCAATGTACCATTACCGCAATCTTGCAGTTCTAAATTGGCTTTAAAGTCTTCAAAAGTCCCTTTTTCCATCCGAAATTGGATTTGTTGCCCCAATACTTCTACAACATTGAGGTAGATTTCTACCTGTGCTGTAAAAAATAAAAAAGCTTTTTGTGCTGCTTGATACAGGCGTTTCACCTCGCCTTTAGACAGAACCTCACTTTTAGTAATATCTGGAAAATAATGTACCCAACGGGGGTAGTCAGTTAATTGCTGCCATACTTGCGATCGCACTAGTGGCACGTACATCCAAGCTGTGACAGCACCACCCCAGGCCGTGTGCGATTCTGTTCTAACAAAGATTTCACCCTGCATGAGCAACTTTTGCTCGTTTTGGCTCAAAGGCATATCCGAACCTATAATAATTGAGTCTGAGATAGGAGACGCAGACATATTGATTTTAGTTACTCCTCAAATCAACCACCTTACATGGTTTAAACTCCGAGCCATCTGACTGGATCGAGTCTAACCGCTTCAATTCTAGTTCCACTCAACCAGATAAAATTTCCGGAAATAGTAATTTCTCGGTAAATATTTAGTGAATATACTTAAAAATATGTACTTATTATGAAAACAAATTAAAGAAAAAATAGAGCTAATTTTACGCCAGTAAGAAATTTAGCTCAAAAATAAAATTCTACAGGATAGAATGGCACAAACATCATTAAATATGCAAGTTCAATTCAGTAAATATTTAGGTCATAGGCAGAATAAATGAGTCAGTCTTCTTTAAATCGTAGATTAACGCAAATTTTTGGTATCCTATTAGGCATAGGCATAGCCGTGTGGCTACTGAGAGGATTCGGTCTGCTGACTTTTATTCCTGGTGGCATTATTTGGCTATTATTACTAGGAGCGATCGCCATTGGAATTCTCAGCTACGTGCAAAAAATCTGGTGGCGTTTTTAACATTTACTCCTTCATCAATTAAACACGATGAGGCAGAAAAAGCAGGGGGAGACAAAAGAGTGCGGGGAGTTTTCTTCTCCCTCTTAGCTATCTCTCCTCTTTGCCCTATGACCAATGCCCCCAAGTTATGATACAGTGCTGCCAGCAGTATATATATAGTCAAGCAAATTCAGCAATTCTCTGGGGGAAGCACAATGGCAAAGTATATATGTACTATTTGCGGCTATGAATACGATCCAGAAGTAGGCGATCCTGACGGTGGGATAGAACCAGGAACAGCCTTTGAAGATATCCCAGAGGATTGGGTATGTCCAGCTTGTGGGGCGACAAAAGATGAATTTGAATTAGTAGAAGAGTAAAGTTAACAGCTAGCCTAGTAAAGTAGGTACTGTTGAGAGATTTTTGAACTTGTTGCCATTAAAAATTGTTGTGATTGGAGGTGGGGCTGCGGGATTTTTTGGTGCGATCGCTTGTGCTAATATCAACCCTCATGCCCAAGTTACTTTACTCGAAGCCAGCCGTCAACCATTGGCGAAAGTTCTGATTTCGGGTGGGGGACGCTGTAATGTCACTCATGCTTGCTTTGAGGCGCAGAGGTTGGTGCAAAATTACCCAAGAGGTGGCAAAGCCCTCCTCGGTGCTTTCACTCGCTTTCAACCTCAAGATACAATAGCTTGGTTTGCTGCCCGCGGAGTTCAGCTTAAAACTGAAGCCGATGGCAGAATGTTTCCCATCACCGATAATTCCGAAACTATTGTTGACTGTCTAATGAACGCAGCTCAAGCAGCTGGGGTAAAACTTCGTGTTGGTACACCTGTAGTAGCAGTGAAGCAACAAACCGAGACTACAGGATTTGAGATTGTCCTGAAGTCGGGAGAGATGCTAAAGTGCGATCGCTTACTGCTGGCAACCGGAAGTAGTCTTGCTGGTTATAAAATCGCTCAAGAATTAGGTCATCAAATTGAACCGCCTGTACCCTCTTTATTTACCTTCAACATTCCAGATCAAAAACTGAGAGCATTGGCTGGGATCGGTGTGAACCCTGTAAGGTTGCGTTTGTCTATTAATAACAAACCCCTATTAGAACAAACCGGGCCATTGTTAATTACTCATTGGGGTGTAAGCGGCCCATCTGTTTTAAAACTTTCTGCCTGGGGAGCCAGATTTTTACATGAAAGCCGCTATCAAGGCAAATTATCGATCAACTGGCTGCCCAATTTGCAGCAAGAAGAAGTGCGGCAAAAAATTTTAGCCGTTAAGACTGAATGGGCAAGGCGGCCAATTGCCCTCCATCGCGGAGTTGACTTACCCCACCGCCTGTGGCAATACATTCTCACCCGTATTGGTATAAATACAGAAGAGCGTTGGGCTGGCCTATCTAACAAAACCTTAAATAGGTTAGTAGGAGAACTCATTCAGGGAGAATACTCAATTAACGGCAAAGGAGCCTTCAAAGAAGAATTTGTCACCTGTGGAGGTGTGAATCTTAAAGAAATCAACTTCAAAACAATGGAAAGTAAGTTGGTTTCAGGTTTATACTTTGCTGGAGAAGTCTTAGATATAGATGGCGTTACTGGTGGATTTAACTTCCAGAGTGCTTGGACTACTGCCCACATAGCTGGTAATGCTATGGGAATTAGTAATTAACTAAAACCAGATCTTCTATCTCAGTACTTGCGCCGACGGAACTCTAGCATAAATATGTAAGCCAGATTTTTCTTCATATTATCAACACAAACTAAATTGAGTAGGACAGAAAAATTAAATACTCCGTAAAGATGCGATGAAATCTGTAGCTCTGGGAGCAAGAAATGCTAAGTTCTAACTAGCCAATGCTATTCTACGTGAAGCCAAAATTTAAGTTAGATGAGACTAGTAGCCCTAAAACCATTGAAGTATCTACCGTCTAAAGTTCATCCCTCTCTTGAGATAGATTCATTAATTCTTATTTGTTGAGAAAATCTCTAAGTAGTATTTACATTTGGGGAAGTCATGCTTAGTAAGACGTATTAAAGCAGTTGTTCGGAGGCTATTGTGTTGAATTTACATTGAAACATCCGAATCGATGTCACCTCTTACCAGGAAAGTAGCGCTATATTTAATACCTTAAAACCGCTACAACTGGAATCAACAGGCAGATTGGTCATTAAGCGTAATTACTACGGCAGATACACCGTCCAGTCAAGCACTGGAATTAAGAGGAAACACTTAAGTTCTTACCTAAGTCTTGCCATTACTGAAGTTTAAATAGAAAGCTAATAGGCATAAAGTATGAAAAGCTCTCTAGCTGTAAAGCCTCGCTCAGTGGGAGTAATATAGGACTTTGTGCAGATATAACCTGTGGATGTTCAAAAGTACGACGGAAAAAACGAGTCTATTGAAGTGCTTTACTAGTTTGGCGATCGAGTGCGATCGCGCCACCCGCAGTTAGCAATCAGGTAAAAGAAAAATTATTCATGACTAAATAATCACAGTAAAATTTATGACGATTAAGACTGTAACAAATACCCGCTTAAGAGATGTCCCCCTTGATTTAAGAGCATCTGTATCTATACAAGTAAGAAAGGGTTTATGGTGGCTACGACTGACAACACTGGTTTCAGTAGACTGTGCTGTTCTATTCGCAGCTTGGATATTAGCAAAATATCACACTAATGCTGTAGATTTTTCTTGGCAAACACCAAGTAGTTTTTCCGTCATAATGATGACTGTTGTTATTCAAATAGCCGCGCTAGCACTACAAGGTAACTATCAGCCTGGTAAAAAGCGTTATGACTATTTGAACATTATCAAAACGCTGACTTTTGCTCAAGGACTAATCTTAATTGTCGGCTTTTTATATCAACCTCCTATTAATATTACACGCTCAACATTAATCTGGTCTTGGTTGCTCAGTACATCTTTTGTTTGTGCTGGAAGAGCAGCAGCAAACATGGCACTTGAATATCTTCGTCATCGGCAAATTTTAGGACAGTCAGCTGTTTTTATTATTTGTGAGCCTGAAGAAACTGAAAAAATTATTAGCTTTATTAAAAAAGAAAAGCGTTACATAATTTGTGGAACAGCAAGTGCTAGATGCTTAGATAGATATTATCGCCAGGAAACTTTAGAAAAGCTCAATCAGTTAGGAGTAACAGAAGTTTTTATTGCTTGGAGTGCTATCAAAAACCGAATGTTTATTAGATGGTTATTTCAGGCATCTGGCATCACAGTTCATCTTTTATCGGTAGAAATAAAAAATATTTATAGAAATGTAGAATTTAATCAAATTGGCGGCATAACTTGTCTCAGCTTAGATTGCCCAATTCTCACCAGTAAAGATTTTTGGATCAAGAGAAGTCTGGATTTTTGCCTAGCTGCGACAGTAGTACTTTTATTACTTCCTGTCTACATAGCGATCGCTATAGCAATCAAGCTAGATTCTCCTGGTTCAGTATTTTACAGGCAAACGCGTATAGGTTTACGTGGTAAACCTTTTCAAGTTTGGAAATTCCGCACTATGAGGTCTGATGCAGATAAGTTGCAGAAAGAATTAGAAGCATTAAATGAAACCAAAGATGGCATTATTTTCAAAATTAAAAATGACCCTCGAATTACACGTGTTGGTTCGTTTCTTCGCCGATATAGTTTAGATGAATTACCTCAACTTTTTAATGTGCTATGTGGAGAAATGAGTTTGGTTGGGCCTCGTCCCTTACCTACCAGAGATGTAGATAAATTTTCCGAGCATCATTTTATTCGTCATGAAGTTTTACCTGGTATTACAGGACTTTGGCAGGTTTCAGGCAGATCCGACATCTTAGACTTTGAACAAGTGATCAAGCTAGATCTTAACTACATTGAAAATTGGTCACTTTGGCTAGATTTTGAAATTTTACTCAAAACAGTCAAGGTAGTTTTAGCAAAAGAAGGGGCATACTAGCAAAATTGTAAATCTAACTAATTACAGGGATTTTCAAAAGTTGTTAACAGATATTCCAGAGATTTTATGATTCTTAGTCGTAAATTATCTATCTATTTTGTGCCTGCATGAATATTTATGATTGTCGTTCATATGTTATATAAAAATCCTATCTGCTACTGATTCTTTAAAATGAAATTAGTTTCTGTAATTATCCCACTTTACAAAGCAGAAAAATATATTGCAGCTACCGTGCAATCTGTACTAGCTCAAACATATAAAAATTTTGAGCTTCTAATTATTGATGATGGCTCCCCCGATCAAAGCGTAGAAATTTGTCAGCAATTTACAGATCCCAGAATTAAAATTATTCGTCAAGACAATCGAGGAGTAGCAGCAGCCAGGAACCAAGGAATTCGAGAATCCCAAGGTGAATATATAGCTTTTTTAGATGCTGACGATCTCTGGGCTCCAACCAAGCTAGAAAAGCACGTCAATCATCTGGAAAACTGCACATCTGTAGGAATTAGCTACAGTTACTCCTCTTTTATTGATGCTACAGGGAAGCCTCTCGGTCTTTATCAGCTACCTAAGACCAACAATATTACCCCTGTTCACTTCCTATTGCGCGATCCCATCGGCAGCGGCTCCAATTTGGTTGCTCGTAGAGAAGTTTTTGAAGCAATTAGATTTGAAGACAATATTGATGGCACAGTCGAAAAATTTTATTTTGACGAAGATCGACAATTGCACCCCTCAGAAGACACTGAATGTTGGCTGC
The genomic region above belongs to Calothrix sp. NIES-2098 and contains:
- a CDS encoding cyclase/dehydrase — its product is MSASPISDSIIIGSDMPLSQNEQKLLMQGEIFVRTESHTAWGGAVTAWMYVPLVRSQVWQQLTDYPRWVHYFPDITKSEVLSKGEVKRLYQAAQKAFLFFTAQVEIYLNVVEVLGQQIQFRMEKGTFEDFKANLELQDCGNGTLLAYNVRATPNLLIPSIIIQQAMNFELPANMRKMRQVLCKGQ
- a CDS encoding sugar transferase produces the protein MTIKTVTNTRLRDVPLDLRASVSIQVRKGLWWLRLTTLVSVDCAVLFAAWILAKYHTNAVDFSWQTPSSFSVIMMTVVIQIAALALQGNYQPGKKRYDYLNIIKTLTFAQGLILIVGFLYQPPINITRSTLIWSWLLSTSFVCAGRAAANMALEYLRHRQILGQSAVFIICEPEETEKIISFIKKEKRYIICGTASARCLDRYYRQETLEKLNQLGVTEVFIAWSAIKNRMFIRWLFQASGITVHLLSVEIKNIYRNVEFNQIGGITCLSLDCPILTSKDFWIKRSLDFCLAATVVLLLLPVYIAIAIAIKLDSPGSVFYRQTRIGLRGKPFQVWKFRTMRSDADKLQKELEALNETKDGIIFKIKNDPRITRVGSFLRRYSLDELPQLFNVLCGEMSLVGPRPLPTRDVDKFSEHHFIRHEVLPGITGLWQVSGRSDILDFEQVIKLDLNYIENWSLWLDFEILLKTVKVVLAKEGAY
- a CDS encoding rubredoxin-type Fe(Cys)4 protein, with the translated sequence MAKYICTICGYEYDPEVGDPDGGIEPGTAFEDIPEDWVCPACGATKDEFELVEE
- a CDS encoding ATPase, with amino-acid sequence MQPTNPNQFTEKAWEAIAHTPDIVKQYQQQQIESEHLMKALLEQEGLASGILTKAGVNLQKVRDRAEQFIQRQPKVSGSSTSVYLGRSLDTLLDRADAYRKEFKDDYISIEHLLLGYAKDDRFGKALFQEFGLDEGKLKNIIKQIRGSQTVTDQNPEGKYQSLEKYGRDLTEAARKGQLDPVIGRDDEIRRTIQILSRRTKNNPVLIGEPGVGKTAIAEGLAQRIVAGDVPQSLKDRKLIALDMGALIAGAKFRGEFEERLKAVLKEVTESGGNIVLFIDEIHTVVGAGATQGAMDAGNLLKPMLARGELRCIGATTLDEYRKYIEKDAALERRFQQVYVDQPSVVDTISILRGLKERYEVHHGVRISDSALVAAATLSSRYISDRFLPDKAIDLVDEAAARLKMEITSKPEELDEIDRKILQLEMEKLSLQKESDLASRERLERLEKELADLKEEQRTLNAQWQSEKDVITKIQAVKEEIDRVNLEIQQAERNYDLNRAAELKYGKLTDLHRKLEAAESELTRAQGTGKSLLREEVTEADIAEIISKWTGIPISKLVESEKEKLLHLEDELHRRVIGQDEAVTAVADAIQRSRAGLADPNRPIASFIFLGPTGVGKTELAKALAAYMFDTEEALVRIDMSEYMEKHTVSRLIGAPPGYVGYEEGGQLTEAIRRRPYAVILFDEIEKAHPDVFNIFLQILDDGRVTDAQGHTVDFKNAIIIMTSNIGSQYILDVAGDDLRYDEMRHRVLEAMRNSFRPEFLNRIDEFIIFHSLQKRELRQIVQLQADRLRQRLSDRKMSLRLSDAALDFLAEVGYDPVFGARPLKRAIQRELETQIAKAILRGEFHDGDSIFVDVQNERLSFSRLPVEVFTS
- a CDS encoding family 2 glycosyl transferase, translating into MKLVSVIIPLYKAEKYIAATVQSVLAQTYKNFELLIIDDGSPDQSVEICQQFTDPRIKIIRQDNRGVAAARNQGIRESQGEYIAFLDADDLWAPTKLEKHVNHLENCTSVGISYSYSSFIDATGKPLGLYQLPKTNNITPVHFLLRDPIGSGSNLVARREVFEAIRFEDNIDGTVEKFYFDEDRQLHPSEDTECWLRISLKSDLKFEGIPEVLIQYRLHSGGYSHQFEKKATSWEKFLEKAHFYAPDLIAQWENAARAYQLTAIARRAVNQGNGSMALKLSYRALATYWRILLEEPRRTMLTLSAACLLFLLPKTLYCQMQTLAFETVSAAQKRRLSYHERY